From the Lathyrus oleraceus cultivar Zhongwan6 chromosome 4, CAAS_Psat_ZW6_1.0, whole genome shotgun sequence genome, one window contains:
- the LOC127074845 gene encoding uncharacterized protein LOC127074845 isoform X1 codes for MGSFVGHILPGTLFLLVGLWHIWCAVVRYVSSPKTFRVRVWNPVPGFDGKLKHLELYVISIGAFIDLCVELLVATQLRFFVDGVLNSTYLNNFEHSGMLLMFLIFGVVSLLSESTRYVHLPEGALCLIAATAFTAEYLLFYFHSTTHKGLEGYYHVLLAFIIGLCVLSSVAGALFPTSFPVDLCKGIAITLQGIWFYQTAFVLFGPMLPAGCSMKDNIVTCHSHESEVRGELFANVQLFFAVLAVHVGTIVSFGFAASRYGNLEELAPNSGFD; via the exons ATGGGATCTTTCGTAGGTCATATTTTGCCGGGAACCTTGTTTCTTCTAGTTGGTTTATGGCATATATGGTGTGCGGTAGTGAGATATGTATCAAGTCCTAAGACATTCCGAGTTCGTGTCTGGAATCCTGTACCAGGATTTGATGGGAAGCTCAAGCACTTGGAACTCTATGTTATTTCAATTGGTGCTTTCATTGACTTGTGCGTTGAGCTTTTAGTTGCAACACAACTCAGGTTTTTTGTTGATGGAGTCTTGAATTCTACTTACTTGAATAACTTTGAGCACTCAGGAATGCTTCTCATGTTTCTTATCTTCGGTGTCGTTTCCCTGCTCTCAGAAAGCACAAG ATATGTTCACTTGCCAGAAGGTGCACTTTGTTTAATTGCTGCAACAGCATTCACTGCAGAGTATCTTCTGTTTTACTTTCACTCAACAACACACAAAGGCCTAGAAGGCTATTATCATGTCCTCCTCGCCTTCATAATTGGTCTTTGTGTATTATCTTCAGTTGCCGGAGCACTTTTTCCAACCAGTTTCCCGGTCGATTTATGCAAGGGAATTGCCATAACATTGCAAGGAATCTGGTTCTATCAGACCGCCTTTGTTCTCTTTGGCCCTATGCTACCAGCTGGTTGTAGCATGAAGGACAATATTGTCACATGTCATTCGCACGAGAGCGAGGTTCGTGGTGAGTTGTTTGCCAATGTTCAGCTCTTTTTTGCCGTACTTGCTGTTCATGTAGGAACTATAGTATCCTTTGGTTTTGCAGCTTCAAGATATGGAAATTTAGAAGAACTTGCTCCTAATTCAGGGTTTGATTAG
- the LOC127074845 gene encoding uncharacterized protein LOC127074845 isoform X2, which translates to MGSFVGHILPGTLFLLVGLWHIWCAVVRYVSSPKTFRVRVWNPVPGFDGKLKHLELYVISIGAFIDLCVELLVATQLRFFVDGVLNSTYLNNFEHSGMLLMFLIFGVVSLLSESTRYVHLPEGALCLIAATAFTAEYLLFYFHSTTHKGLEGYYHVLLAFIIGLCVLSSVAGALFPTSFPVDLCKGIAITLQGIWFYQTAFVLFGPMLPAGCSMKDNIVTCHSHESEVRASRYGNLEELAPNSGFD; encoded by the exons ATGGGATCTTTCGTAGGTCATATTTTGCCGGGAACCTTGTTTCTTCTAGTTGGTTTATGGCATATATGGTGTGCGGTAGTGAGATATGTATCAAGTCCTAAGACATTCCGAGTTCGTGTCTGGAATCCTGTACCAGGATTTGATGGGAAGCTCAAGCACTTGGAACTCTATGTTATTTCAATTGGTGCTTTCATTGACTTGTGCGTTGAGCTTTTAGTTGCAACACAACTCAGGTTTTTTGTTGATGGAGTCTTGAATTCTACTTACTTGAATAACTTTGAGCACTCAGGAATGCTTCTCATGTTTCTTATCTTCGGTGTCGTTTCCCTGCTCTCAGAAAGCACAAG ATATGTTCACTTGCCAGAAGGTGCACTTTGTTTAATTGCTGCAACAGCATTCACTGCAGAGTATCTTCTGTTTTACTTTCACTCAACAACACACAAAGGCCTAGAAGGCTATTATCATGTCCTCCTCGCCTTCATAATTGGTCTTTGTGTATTATCTTCAGTTGCCGGAGCACTTTTTCCAACCAGTTTCCCGGTCGATTTATGCAAGGGAATTGCCATAACATTGCAAGGAATCTGGTTCTATCAGACCGCCTTTGTTCTCTTTGGCCCTATGCTACCAGCTGGTTGTAGCATGAAGGACAATATTGTCACATGTCATTCGCACGAGAGCGAGGTTCGTG CTTCAAGATATGGAAATTTAGAAGAACTTGCTCCTAATTCAGGGTTTGATTAG